The following DNA comes from Chryseobacterium gallinarum.
TATGCAGTGAAAAATATACAACACATTGCAGAAGTAATGGGAAAGCCCAGTTTTGAGTTTAATACGAGAATCGTCAAATATATTTTAGGGCTGGATTCAAGTAATTTTGATTATCTTACGTCTAAAGTAAAAAGAGAACAGATGGACCTGCTTCTGGAGCTGGCCATCAGTAACAATTATCATTTAATAAAAGAATACGAAAACAACATCAATACTTTAATACAAACGGAATTATATTATGGCTATTAACTTACAAAAAGGACAAAGAGAAAATATCAACGCCCCTAAATTTACTGTAGGTTTGGGATGGGATATCAATAATACTTCTACAGGAACAGCATTTGACCTTGATGCTTCTTTATTTTTATTGGGTGACGACAAAAAATTAATTTCAGATAATCATTTTATTTTTTATAATAATCTGGAGTCTCCGGATAAATCTGTTATCCACACAGGAGATAATCTTACAGGAGAAGGATCAGGGGATGATGAGCAGATCAAAATAGACCTTACTAAAATAGATGCTGCCATTAAAGAAATTACAGTGGTAGTAACAATCCACGAAGCAGAATCCAGAAAGCAAAATTTTGGGCAGGTAAGAAATTCTTTTATCAGAATTTTTAATACAGATACGAATGAAGAGATCTTAAAATATGAATTAGACGAAGATTTCTCAATCGAAACTGCAGTAGAATTCGGAAGAATCTACAACAGAAACGGAGAATGGAAATTTGAGGCCGTAGGAGCAGGACAGCGGGACGGCCTTGAAAAATTTGTATCAATTTATCAAAAGTAATTATGGACAATCAGGAAAATCAGCCGATAGATCCGCTAGGATCGATAGAACCTCTTAAAACCTTTGAACCCACTCCAATGGTTCCGCCTACGCCAGCCCAGCCCGCTCAAAATGCAGCACCAGGGGTTCTGGTAGACAGGGAAGGAAATGTAAATCTTACTCAATTAAAGTCAGAGGAACGTCAGAAATATGAAGTTCTTGCCAACTCTATTGACGAGGCTAATCCCGGATCTATTGTAAACTTTGGTGCGGAGCTTCAGAAAACATTAACGAATCAGAGTGACAGCTTCTTAGGAAATGTAAGAAGATCAAACTCAGGAGAAGTAGGGGGCCTTATCAATGATCTTTTAGTAGAGCTTAATTATGTAGACGTAGATGAGCTTAACGGAAACAAGGTAAAAAGTTTCCTGAGTAAGCTGCCGTTTATGAAAAAAGTGATGACACAGGTAGAAAATCTGTTTGCAAAATATGATAAAATCATCAATAATATTGAGCAGATTTCTTATAAAGTAAATGCGGGAATTATTACTTCTACAAAAGATAATGCCGTTCTGCAGACCATTTTTGAAAGTAATGTAAACTCTATCAAGCAGATCGAAGACCTGGTGATTGCCGGAAATATAAGAATGGAAAGAGCAGCTGCCGAGCTTGCGCATATGGAAGCCAATCCTCAGAATTTTCAGGATTATCAGATTGCAGACAAGAGGGATTTCATCGCAAGATTAGACAGAAGAATGGCCGATCTTAAAGTAGTGCGTGTCATCATGATGCAGTCGCTTCCACAGATCAGATTGGTGCAGAATAATAACGTTTCTATCGCTGAAAAGGCGCAGACCATTCTTACAACCACACTGCCGGTGTGGAAAAATCAGCTCTCCCTTGCCGTTGCAATGTACAGACAGCAGCAGAATATTGAAATTCAACAGAAAGTTTCATCCACTACGGAAGAAATTTTAAGAAAAAATGCAGAACGTCTTGGGCAAAATTCGGTAAATGTAGCCAGAGCCAATGAGCAGACCATCGTTTCTGTAGAAACATTGAGAGAAACCACTTCAATGCTGATCAATACCCTGAATGAGGTGAAACAGATCCAAAAGCAGGGAGCAGACAGCAGAAGAAAGCTGGATCAGGATCTTCAGACATTGGAACATGAACTAAAAGCTAATGTAAGAGGTTAATTTATAGGATATCAAGGTGGGGGATGATGCAGCAACCATATTATCGCAAAGTAGAAGAAGGTTAACAAAACTTAAGCTTCTGGCGAATTTTTTTGAACATATCGATATAATATCCATTTTCATCAAAACCGATATTATTCACAATATGTTCCAGGAAAATACGGCTTTGGATTATAATAAGCTTGAACTTTTCCACCTTCAGTATACCGACAGCCTGATAGAGCTTCTGACCAAAATCAAAAGGCAGAAGGAAAATGATATGCTGGCTGTCATCAACGAAATTGATATCAATAAAAAATATATCTCAGGTTTTGAAGAAAGAAAAATAGATAGTTTTCAGACAGACCGGAAAATGTATAGCGGTATATTTTCCCAGCATCTGAAAAAGCTTTATAAAGACCTTACAGAAGCTATTTTTACTGTCAATTGGGATAATGTGCTCTATTTTCATAAAAAATATGCACAGGAATTTTACAGATCGGCGGTTGACGAATCTTTACTGACCTCCGGTTCCTTTCCTGCGTATCAGTACAAAGATTACTCCATTGAACGGAAATTATTGGGAAGGCTCAATATACATGGCTTTAAAGTTCGGTTTATTTGCGGATACATTATCGGTACCCATGAATATGAGCTTTTTAAGATCTTCCAGTCTGATGATTATTTTGTTTTTAGTATAGATGAGAAAAAATTATATCTTTTTGATAAAGATCTGAATAAACTCGATATTTCTGAAAACCAATCAAATCAAAGTGCCATCATCCATCAGCTGAAGCAAAAGAATGAGCTTCTTGAAAATAGTATGAATGAAAGAAAACGTACTTTACCGGCTGAAGTAGAAGAGGTCTTAAAAGATTATCTGAGAAATCTTGAAAATATAGATATCATGAGCAAAATATTTGATTTTGATGAAGAAACGAATATCCTGCGGGCAATGCTTAATTTGAACTTGAATAATAACTAAAAAAGCAGAAGGGTAAAAACAATAAAATCGCAAATTTGTCTTTTAACCCTTTGCTATAAAAGTAAATAACAACTAAACATAAAAAAATGGCTATCAACTTACAAAAAGGTCAGAGAATAAACCTTAAAAAAGAAAACGGAGCTGAGCTTTCCCAGGCTTGCGTAGGAATCAACTGGGGAGCTATTGAAAAAAAAGGATTTTTCGGAACTAAAAAAGAAGCAGTAGACTTAGACGGAAGCTGTATTTTATATGATTCAAATAAAAACGTTACCGAAGTAATTTACTTTGGAAATCTGAAATCTAAAAACGGATCCGTAAGACATAGTGGTGATGATCTTACCGGAGATGTAGACGGGGATGATGGGTTGGATAACGAAGTTATTACAGTGAATTTTAGTCAACTGGAACCTAATATTGAATATGTTGCTATGGTGCTGAACAGCTACAGAGGTCAGGATTTTGGAACCATTCCTTTTGCTTCCATTCGTATTTATGAAGGAACACCTACTCAGGTAAAAGAGGTTTTTGCAAAATACGATATTGCTAATGATGTTTCTTTCAAGGGACACGTTGCTATGGTAATGGGAGTGTTTTATAAAAGAAACGGAGAATGGAAATTCAACGCCATCGGGGATCCTACAGCAGACCGCAAGCTGGAGCAAACCATCCAGACCGTGAAGACGAATTATTTATAATCAATAATCAATTAAAGATCAATAAGAACAGCAATATTTGTACCTTGTACACTTATTGCTTTTATCATATAATAACACATTATTAATCAAGTGGAAAAACATCAGAGTATTTTAGAACTGCACCCGGGTCTGGTGTGGGGATTTGCGGTAACAGTTGTTATCATGCTGCTCCTGGATTTAGGAGTATTCAATAAAAAAAGCCATGAAGTGTCTTCCAAAGAAGCCACGATCTGGTCTGTTGTATGGATATCGCTTTCTATGGTATTTTCGGGCGTTGTGTATTGGGTTTTCAATACAGACGGAACACCGGAGAGCCATGCGCTGGCTATAGAAAAATTCACCCAATATCAGGCTGCCTACTGGATTGAAAAAGCCCTTTCTGTGGATAACTTATTCGTTTTTATCCTTGTTTTCGGGTTCTTTAAGGTACCTAAATACCTGCATCATAAAGTTCTTTTCTGGGGAATCATCGGAGCCTTGATTTTCAGGGCGATATTTATCTTCGCAGGAGTAGGGTTGATTAACCTGACGTACCTTCCTGAAATGAATATCTTCGGTACTGCAGTAAAGATCAATGTGGTAATGACCCTGTTTGGGCTATTCCTTGTATATGCGGGAATTAAATCCTGGGGAGATGGTGATGACGGCGATGATGAGGATTACAGCAATACGGCCGGAGCAAAATTGATTAAGAGCTTCTGGAAAGTTTCTGATAACTATGATGGAGATAAATTCTTCACCGTTCAGAACGGAATCAAAATGGCTACTCCGCTTTTAGTAGTGGTAGGGGTTATAGAATTTACAGATGTCCTTTTTGCTGTAGATTCCATTCCTGCGATCTTTGCCATCTCAAATGATCCGTTTATCCTTTATACATCCAATATTTTTGCCATTTTAGGGCTTAGATCATTGTATTTCCTGTTGGCGAACTTTATTTATATGTTCAGCAAACTACCGTATGGATTAGCTATCATCCTTTCATTTATTGGGGTAAAAATGTTAATCGCTCCATGGATTCATATCCCATCACCGATTTCATTGGGAATCGTAGGGGGAGTATTGGTAATCTCTGTTCTTCTGTCCGTTATCTTCCCTGATAAAGAAAAGAAAAAAGAACTGGAAGAAAAATAATCACCTTTAATGTAAGATATAAGAGCCTCAGGAATACGTTCATGAGGCTTTTTACATTATTGAGGATACCTTTGAGATCTAAATATTTCTGCTTTAAATTAAAATAGACAGATCAGTCTGTATATTATTTTTTTTCATATATTTGTTTACATAAAAAAGCAGTATGAAATCTCCAAGAGAAAGAATTGTAGAAACTACCTTTGGATTATTTGCCAGACAAGGTTATAATTCTACGGGAATCAACCAGATTATTTCAGAAGCCGGAGTTGCGAGGGCAAGTTTTTACCAGTATTTTAAATCAAAGGAAGACCTTTGTGTGGAGTTTCTGAAGGTGAGACACGAATATTGGTTCAGCGAACTCAATATCTTTTTGGCAGAAGAAAAAGACCTAAAATCCAAGATCATCAAGGCTTTTGATTTTCTGATATACATGAACGGAAAGGAGCACTTCAGGGGATGCAGTTTTCTGAACATTCTATCGGAAATCCCGATGGATAATACCAAAATACTGAAAATCATCCAGGCCCATAAAGCAGATCTAAGAAACTATTTTTCAAGCCTGTTGAAAGATCAGGCTCTATCAGATCATATTTATTTGCTCTTTGAAAGCAGTATAATTGAAAGCCAGCTTTTTAAGTCAAATGAACTGATTGAAAGATCAAAAAATATAGCCACTCATTTAATACAATAAATTATGGAACAAAAGCATCCGCTTCCGCCTTTCACTCTTGAAACGGCGAAAGAAAAAATTCAAATGGCAGAAGATGCCTGGAACAGCCAGGATCCTGAAAAGGTTTCCAAAGCATATACCATCGATAGTGAATGGAGAAACAGAGATATATTTGTAAATGGAAGAGTCGAGATTGTAGCATTTTTAAAGGAAAAATGGCAGAAAGAACTCAATTACAAACTTAAAAAAGAATATTGGGCACACACAGATAACCGTATCGCTGTCCGTTTTGAGTATGAATACCAGACGAAAGAAGGAAACTGGTTCAGAGCTTACGGAAATGAAAACTGGGAATTCGATGAAAACGGGTTAATGGCCAAAAGATATGCAAGCATCAATGATCTGCCGATAAAAGAAGAAGACCGGAAATTCAGATAATAAAAACTGTTACTACAGCAGTTTTCTTATTCATTTAGCCGCCTTTCCCATGCAATAGCTTATTGATTTTTCTCCTCGTCTGCACCGATACCCTATACGCCTCTTCACGTAGTTTTTGTATTTTTCCTACAGGCTGAAAAAAAATCTTACTTTCAAACGGGTTAAACGAAAGCAATTCATTTGTACAGCTGCGGGAATCCAAAAGTGAACCTTTATGTATTCTGACCTCACCAATGGTAATGAAAGGAGAGTTTTTCCATTCTACATTCAGTTTATTGATAGGCTGATCCTTCAGGTTATAGCAAATCTGTATCATTACATCTGCGGTGAAATCATGGGCTTGCAGATAATGCGTTAATGAATCTTTGACATTTTCCTTTATCCCGGTATGTCTGTCTACAGACTTAGGGTGTAATTTTATCTTAATAATATGGTCTCCTAAGCGGTAAGCACCTATGGAATAATAATCAAACGAAAGGATAAAATCATTTCTTTTTCCTATTAATTTTATAATGTTTCGGATCATATCACCTGTCAGTAAAGACGGAATCATTTTAGTTGCCTGAACAAACAGCGTAAACAGATTACTCCATTTTTTAATATAAAACTTATTGACAGCAGTAAAGAGTTTCAGAAAAGTAGAAACCGAATTAACAGGGAATAAAGGGAAATTCACCAAAGGATAATTGGCCAGTAAACCACCATTTTCATCCCTGATCTGTACAGCAAATCCATAAGCAGGTATGTCTTTTTTCGAATTTTGAATTGTAAGCTGGGCATTGGAAAACCGTATGGTCAGATCAAATTTTTCTTTATCTAAAAAAGGTTTCAGGAATTCCGGAATATCAGGTTGAATGCAAAATGTTCCCTTTGCTACCGCATAAGTTTTAGCATGGGCATTTCTGGTAGCATAATTGACGTCACTGATGGAAGAGGATTGTTCAACAAAATCCGCTATTGTTTTCTTATTGATGTCCAGAAGTTTTTTCTCCTCTTCATTCAGCTCATCAAACCTCTTATTATATTGTAATGGATTTGGCATTAGTTTTTAAATCCAATTATAACGCCAAGTTGTGGGATTTATGTTAACACAGTATTACAATTATTTGAATTTTGATGAAAATAAAAATTAAAAAAGGAGAAAACACTTGATGTATATGGTTTTTGCGTAATTTATTGATTATTAATATTTTTTCGTTAACCACAATTATTCCTAATTTTTATCCCGTTTCAACCTTACTCTCAACCTGAATCCAAAAAGCAGTATCTTTGTCAAAAAATTACAATATGGGAGTAGCAGATATGTTATTTAAACGTA
Coding sequences within:
- a CDS encoding TerD family protein — protein: MAINLQKGQRENINAPKFTVGLGWDINNTSTGTAFDLDASLFLLGDDKKLISDNHFIFYNNLESPDKSVIHTGDNLTGEGSGDDEQIKIDLTKIDAAIKEITVVVTIHEAESRKQNFGQVRNSFIRIFNTDTNEEILKYELDEDFSIETAVEFGRIYNRNGEWKFEAVGAGQRDGLEKFVSIYQK
- a CDS encoding toxic anion resistance protein, with the protein product MDNQENQPIDPLGSIEPLKTFEPTPMVPPTPAQPAQNAAPGVLVDREGNVNLTQLKSEERQKYEVLANSIDEANPGSIVNFGAELQKTLTNQSDSFLGNVRRSNSGEVGGLINDLLVELNYVDVDELNGNKVKSFLSKLPFMKKVMTQVENLFAKYDKIINNIEQISYKVNAGIITSTKDNAVLQTIFESNVNSIKQIEDLVIAGNIRMERAAAELAHMEANPQNFQDYQIADKRDFIARLDRRMADLKVVRVIMMQSLPQIRLVQNNNVSIAEKAQTILTTTLPVWKNQLSLAVAMYRQQQNIEIQQKVSSTTEEILRKNAERLGQNSVNVARANEQTIVSVETLRETTSMLINTLNEVKQIQKQGADSRRKLDQDLQTLEHELKANVRG
- a CDS encoding TerD family protein gives rise to the protein MAINLQKGQRINLKKENGAELSQACVGINWGAIEKKGFFGTKKEAVDLDGSCILYDSNKNVTEVIYFGNLKSKNGSVRHSGDDLTGDVDGDDGLDNEVITVNFSQLEPNIEYVAMVLNSYRGQDFGTIPFASIRIYEGTPTQVKEVFAKYDIANDVSFKGHVAMVMGVFYKRNGEWKFNAIGDPTADRKLEQTIQTVKTNYL
- a CDS encoding TerC/Alx family metal homeostasis membrane protein, whose protein sequence is MEKHQSILELHPGLVWGFAVTVVIMLLLDLGVFNKKSHEVSSKEATIWSVVWISLSMVFSGVVYWVFNTDGTPESHALAIEKFTQYQAAYWIEKALSVDNLFVFILVFGFFKVPKYLHHKVLFWGIIGALIFRAIFIFAGVGLINLTYLPEMNIFGTAVKINVVMTLFGLFLVYAGIKSWGDGDDGDDEDYSNTAGAKLIKSFWKVSDNYDGDKFFTVQNGIKMATPLLVVVGVIEFTDVLFAVDSIPAIFAISNDPFILYTSNIFAILGLRSLYFLLANFIYMFSKLPYGLAIILSFIGVKMLIAPWIHIPSPISLGIVGGVLVISVLLSVIFPDKEKKKELEEK
- a CDS encoding TetR/AcrR family transcriptional regulator, coding for MKSPRERIVETTFGLFARQGYNSTGINQIISEAGVARASFYQYFKSKEDLCVEFLKVRHEYWFSELNIFLAEEKDLKSKIIKAFDFLIYMNGKEHFRGCSFLNILSEIPMDNTKILKIIQAHKADLRNYFSSLLKDQALSDHIYLLFESSIIESQLFKSNELIERSKNIATHLIQ
- a CDS encoding nuclear transport factor 2 family protein → MEQKHPLPPFTLETAKEKIQMAEDAWNSQDPEKVSKAYTIDSEWRNRDIFVNGRVEIVAFLKEKWQKELNYKLKKEYWAHTDNRIAVRFEYEYQTKEGNWFRAYGNENWEFDENGLMAKRYASINDLPIKEEDRKFR
- a CDS encoding catalase family protein; the encoded protein is MPNPLQYNKRFDELNEEEKKLLDINKKTIADFVEQSSSISDVNYATRNAHAKTYAVAKGTFCIQPDIPEFLKPFLDKEKFDLTIRFSNAQLTIQNSKKDIPAYGFAVQIRDENGGLLANYPLVNFPLFPVNSVSTFLKLFTAVNKFYIKKWSNLFTLFVQATKMIPSLLTGDMIRNIIKLIGKRNDFILSFDYYSIGAYRLGDHIIKIKLHPKSVDRHTGIKENVKDSLTHYLQAHDFTADVMIQICYNLKDQPINKLNVEWKNSPFITIGEVRIHKGSLLDSRSCTNELLSFNPFESKIFFQPVGKIQKLREEAYRVSVQTRRKINKLLHGKGG